A genome region from Littorina saxatilis isolate snail1 linkage group LG16, US_GU_Lsax_2.0, whole genome shotgun sequence includes the following:
- the LOC138949868 gene encoding uncharacterized protein, with the protein MHITQGPAVECAPPCSTSGSPGNQAAFPAPPLMARLQESEDQVLRLSDHEREFLNAWFPHLESESYIIPPAHIDTVHERMVYIGEGERIQVLKTQQQIDIDESREVMDTVRIDRVLKNVHHCMNQIKNKAAREKEIMVLLTQAKFGVYGADTQSIYTGAAARNTNSVKAEPLNLKEDFVDLLVIHRERGIMMAAIIPQTEDDPLAVQEELKKAAAYLKQARDVVRRSVLGDLVTQPTLHQAIVLPDTTRRCLEEVLLNMSDVS; encoded by the exons ATGCACATCACACAGGGACCGGCTGTGGAATGTGCTCCGCCGTGCAGTACCTCTGGGTCACCGGGGAACCAGGCTGCCTTTCCTGCCCCGCCCTTGATGGCAAGATTACAGGAATCAGAGGATCAAGTGTTAAGGTTGTCAGACCATGAG AGAGAGTTTCTCAACGCCTGGTTCCCTCACCTTGAGAGCGAATCATACATAATCCCCCCGGCTCACATTGACACTGTGCATGAGAGAATGGTATATATCGGAGAAGGTGAGCGAATCCAGGTACTGAAAACACAGCAACAAATAGACATAGATGAGAGTAGAGAGGTCATGGACACTGTCCGCATAGACAGAGTgctgaaaaatgtccaccactgCATGAATCAGATAAAGAACAAAGccgcgagagaaaaagaaattATGGTACTTCTGACCCAAGCTAAATTTGGTGTATATGGTGCTGATACCCAAAGCATCTATACTGGTGCAGCCGCCAGGAACACGAACAGCGTCAAAGCAGAGCCGTTGAACCTGAAGGAGGACTTTGTTGACCTGCTCGTCATACATCGCGAGCGTGGGATAATGATGGCGGCAATCATACCTCAGACAGAAGACGACCCCCTTGCAGTTCAAGAAGAACTAAAGAAGGCCGCTGCCTACCTGAAGCAGGCCAGAGATGTTGTGAGGCGCTCTGTTCTGGGTGACCTGGTAACACAGCCAACCCTCCACCAGGCCATTGTCCTGCCCGACACAACGAGACGCTGTCTGGAGGAGGTGCTGCTAAACATGAGCGATGTAAGTTAA